A DNA window from Brenneria izadpanahii contains the following coding sequences:
- a CDS encoding phytase encodes MFFRFRPRPAALALFVMGAVLNVGNDSRAAEPETAAPRLSAIAGSANNDEVRLLTDNRFWPDADRLMLSAAQGLLLQDSHGATLIGLPGSYESLDLRTDGAGMLVAVMDKAHQQPMLARLDAGKRQWESVRRLPARPFKVEGGCLFRDEADNGFMFLIGDNGMGEQWLVAQGTRPLATPRKVRDLSMPPKSEYCQADDRRGLLYVNEEAVGLWAYDAQAEAPLLRRPVDLRQPFGSIGGELAGMAVLPDAVVALDPKNRRLYRYRYVEDSWQADSSLPLPGLKKPQTLTMRAQGSGVEMVIADKQGLHQGRLDWTPPAAAPLPITPVLPAGLETEPVTSLGDAADDPAIWVNPVDGAASRILATDKQRGLLVYDLQGRKLQDLPVGRINNVDLRKGLLLDGKTIDLAVASNRDNNSLHLFSIAPQSGEVAELGEIATPLPEVYGLCMFKDQQGEIYAIVNDKGGRFLQYRLQGDRGGVRGEVVREFSLPSQPEGCVADDRRQRLFVGEEDVAVHALDARPGEPARLQQVIAAGGALQPDIEGMAIYQGRRHSYLVISSQGNSSYLVLDALPPYALRGAFRIGLNAESGIDGASETDGLEVTSADLGGPWRQGMLVVQDGRNRMPEQAQNYKYLSWSAIAEALHLDD; translated from the coding sequence ATGTTTTTCAGATTTAGACCAAGACCCGCGGCGCTCGCTTTATTCGTGATGGGGGCGGTACTGAATGTCGGCAACGATAGCCGCGCCGCCGAGCCGGAGACGGCGGCGCCACGGCTTAGCGCGATCGCCGGCAGCGCCAACAATGACGAAGTCCGCCTGCTGACGGACAATCGTTTCTGGCCGGATGCGGATCGTCTGATGCTGAGCGCTGCGCAGGGGCTGCTGTTACAGGATAGTCACGGCGCGACGCTGATCGGCCTTCCCGGCAGCTACGAATCGCTCGATCTGCGTACCGATGGCGCGGGGATGCTGGTGGCGGTTATGGATAAGGCGCATCAGCAGCCGATGCTGGCGCGATTGGATGCGGGCAAACGCCAGTGGGAAAGCGTGCGCCGTCTGCCGGCCCGGCCCTTTAAGGTCGAGGGCGGTTGCCTGTTCCGCGATGAGGCGGACAACGGCTTTATGTTTTTGATCGGCGATAACGGCATGGGCGAGCAGTGGCTGGTGGCGCAGGGAACCCGCCCGCTGGCCACGCCGCGTAAAGTGCGCGACCTGAGTATGCCGCCGAAAAGCGAGTACTGCCAGGCGGACGATCGTCGGGGGCTACTGTACGTCAACGAAGAAGCGGTCGGCCTGTGGGCTTATGACGCGCAGGCTGAAGCGCCGCTGTTGCGCCGCCCCGTCGATCTGCGCCAGCCGTTCGGTTCGATCGGCGGCGAGTTGGCCGGCATGGCTGTTTTACCGGATGCGGTAGTGGCGCTGGATCCGAAAAACCGGCGTCTGTATCGCTACCGTTACGTGGAAGATAGCTGGCAGGCCGATTCTTCGCTGCCGCTGCCGGGGCTGAAAAAACCGCAGACGCTGACGATGCGCGCGCAAGGATCGGGCGTCGAGATGGTTATCGCCGACAAACAGGGGCTGCATCAGGGCCGCCTGGACTGGACGCCGCCGGCCGCCGCGCCGCTGCCGATAACGCCGGTATTGCCCGCCGGGCTTGAAACCGAACCGGTGACCAGTCTGGGAGACGCCGCCGACGACCCGGCCATCTGGGTTAATCCGGTTGACGGCGCCGCCAGCCGCATTCTGGCGACGGACAAACAGCGCGGGCTGCTGGTATACGACCTGCAAGGCCGTAAGTTGCAGGATCTGCCGGTCGGGCGAATTAACAATGTGGATCTGCGCAAAGGATTGCTGCTGGACGGCAAAACCATCGACCTGGCCGTCGCCAGCAACCGGGATAACAACTCGCTGCATCTGTTCTCGATCGCGCCTCAAAGCGGGGAGGTCGCTGAACTGGGGGAGATCGCCACGCCGCTGCCGGAGGTTTACGGACTATGCATGTTTAAGGATCAACAGGGCGAGATTTACGCCATCGTCAACGATAAGGGCGGACGCTTTCTGCAATACCGTTTGCAGGGCGATCGCGGCGGCGTACGCGGCGAGGTGGTGCGCGAATTCAGCCTGCCGAGCCAGCCGGAGGGCTGTGTGGCGGACGATCGCCGGCAGCGTCTGTTCGTCGGCGAGGAAGATGTCGCCGTTCACGCGCTGGATGCCCGTCCGGGCGAACCCGCGCGGCTGCAGCAGGTTATCGCCGCGGGCGGCGCGCTACAGCCCGACATTGAGGGGATGGCGATATATCAGGGCCGTCGGCATAGCTACCTGGTGATATCGAGCCAGGGCAACAGCAGTTATCTGGTGCTTGACGCGTTGCCCCCTTACGCCCTGCGCGGCGCGTTCCGTATCGGACTCAACGCCGAGTCGGGCATTGACGGCGCTTCCGAAACCGATGGGCTGGAGGTCACCTCCGCCGATCTCGGCGGCCCATGGCGGCAGGGCATGCTGGTGGTGCAGGATGGCCGCAACCGTATGCCGGAGCAGGCGCAAAACTATAAATATCTTTCCTGGTCGGCGATTGCCGAAGCATTGCATCTGGACGACTGA
- the tolR gene encoding protein TolR — protein sequence MRRPPLRYSPKAEMNVVPYIDVMLVLLVIFMVTAPMLMQGVKLELPKVASEPLPADSQRQILTLSVKADSTYYWNLASDVQPEQRDDSTLAVTLEEMSSRIAAIVADKGDTQVYIRADQAANYGSVVACMAALQKSGIENIGLITEAPQ from the coding sequence ATGCGCAGACCACCGTTACGCTATAGTCCGAAAGCCGAAATGAACGTTGTTCCTTATATTGACGTCATGCTGGTGCTTCTGGTGATTTTTATGGTTACCGCGCCGATGCTGATGCAGGGCGTGAAGCTCGAACTGCCCAAAGTGGCCAGCGAGCCGCTGCCCGCCGACAGCCAACGGCAAATTCTGACGTTGTCGGTAAAAGCCGACTCTACTTATTACTGGAATCTGGCCAGCGACGTTCAGCCCGAACAGCGCGACGACTCGACGCTGGCCGTTACGCTGGAAGAGATGAGCAGCCGGATTGCGGCGATCGTCGCCGATAAGGGCGACACTCAGGTGTATATTCGCGCGGATCAGGCCGCCAATTACGGCAGCGTGGTCGCCTGTATGGCCGCGCTGCAAAAAAGCGGGATTGAAAACATCGGTCTGATTACCGAGGCGCCGCAATGA
- the tolQ gene encoding protein TolQ, with protein MAIDNSMTLGGLIGNASPLVQCVMAILLLGSLISWYLIVAHGRVLRSSEKDIVAFRRRFRQDGDPASLQRDIQQNTARDAGARHIFSAAWQEYRQLTEAPGVSPEAVSSGVEHSLHVAIAEQEERLTNGLAMLATIGSVSPYIGLFGTVWGIMNAFIGLSHVQQATLNTVAPGIAEALIATAIGLFAAIPAVIFYNRFTARTQTLVNRYYSFANELQGYLHRRLHLSARASVSQSA; from the coding sequence ATGGCTATTGATAACTCAATGACGCTCGGCGGCCTGATCGGCAACGCCAGTCCGCTGGTGCAGTGCGTGATGGCGATCCTGCTGCTGGGATCGCTGATCTCATGGTATTTAATTGTGGCGCACGGGCGCGTGCTGCGCAGCAGCGAGAAGGATATCGTTGCGTTTCGCCGGCGCTTTCGCCAGGACGGCGACCCGGCGTCGCTCCAGCGCGACATTCAGCAAAATACCGCCCGCGACGCCGGCGCGCGGCACATTTTTTCCGCCGCCTGGCAGGAGTATCGGCAACTGACCGAGGCGCCCGGCGTATCGCCCGAGGCCGTCTCATCCGGCGTCGAACACAGTCTGCATGTCGCCATCGCCGAACAGGAGGAGCGTTTAACCAACGGTCTGGCGATGCTGGCGACGATAGGCTCGGTCAGTCCCTATATCGGTCTGTTCGGCACCGTGTGGGGCATTATGAATGCCTTTATCGGCTTGTCGCACGTCCAGCAGGCGACGCTGAATACCGTGGCGCCGGGTATCGCGGAAGCGCTGATCGCCACGGCCATCGGACTGTTTGCCGCCATTCCCGCAGTCATTTTCTACAACCGCTTTACCGCCCGTACGCAGACGCTGGTGAACCGTTATTACAGTTTCGCCAATGAGTTGCAGGGATATTTGCATCGCCGGCTGCACCTTTCGGCCCGCGCCTCGGTTTCCCAGTCCGCCTGA
- the infB gene encoding translation initiation factor IF-2, translated as MTDVTVKSLATEIQTSVDRLIQQFADAGITKSASDSVTQHEKETLLAHLNRDRGIAPGKLTLQRKTRSTLNIPSTGGKSKSVQIEVRKKRTYVKRDPLDAQKAEEEEQARREAEEQAQRAAEERAKREAEEKAKREAADKAKRAAEEQAKREAAEKAKRDVAEKEKVINQQNDNVTKPAQAEKARREAEAAELKRKAEEAARLKVEEEARRIAEEARRMAEENAGRWEAENEKPEEAADYHVTTSHHAREAEDESDRQVEGERRSRGGRSKATKQKKGNRLSESKADREEARAVTRGGKGKRKPSTLQQSFNKPAQAVNRDVVIGETVTVAELANKMAVKGSQVIKVMMKLGAMATINQVIDQETAQLVAEEMGHKVILRRENELEEAVMSDRDTGAAAESRAPVVTIMGHVDHGKTSLLDYIRSTKVAAGEAGGITQHIGAYHVETDNGMITFLDTPGHAAFTAMRARGAQATDIVVLVVAADDGVMPQTIEAIQHAKAAQVPVVVAVNKIDKPEADPDRVKTELSQYGIMPEEWGGDSQFVHVSAKAGTGIDELLDAILLQAEVLELKAIRSGMASGVVIESFLDKGRGPVATVLVREGTLNKGDIVLCGFEYGRVRAMRDELGREITAAGPSIPVEILGLSGVPAAGDEATVVRDEKKAREVALYRQGKFREVKLARQQKSKLENMFANMTEGEVSELNIVLKSDVQGSCEAISDALEKLSTDEVKVKIVGSGVGGITETDATLAAASNAIILGFNVRADASARRIVESENLDLRYYSVIYDLIDEVKQAMSGMLAPEYKQEIIGLAEVRDVFKSPKFGAIAGCMVTEGVVKRHNRIRVLRDNVVIYEGELESLRRFKDDVNEVRSGMECGIGVKNYNDVRAGDVIEVFETIEIKRTIA; from the coding sequence ATGACAGATGTAACCGTAAAATCGCTGGCCACAGAGATTCAGACTTCGGTTGACCGCCTGATACAGCAGTTTGCTGATGCGGGAATCACCAAGTCTGCATCGGATTCTGTGACCCAGCACGAAAAAGAAACATTACTGGCGCACCTGAACCGAGATCGTGGAATTGCGCCGGGCAAATTGACACTGCAGCGGAAAACGCGTAGCACGTTAAATATTCCGAGCACTGGCGGAAAGAGTAAATCAGTGCAGATTGAAGTCCGCAAGAAACGCACTTATGTAAAACGCGATCCTCTCGATGCTCAAAAGGCGGAAGAGGAAGAGCAGGCACGGCGTGAAGCGGAAGAACAGGCACAACGCGCTGCTGAAGAGCGCGCCAAACGCGAGGCGGAAGAAAAAGCCAAGCGCGAGGCCGCTGATAAAGCTAAACGTGCTGCCGAAGAGCAAGCCAAACGTGAGGCCGCTGAAAAAGCTAAGCGTGATGTAGCGGAAAAAGAAAAAGTGATTAATCAACAAAACGATAATGTAACCAAGCCTGCTCAGGCTGAAAAAGCCAGACGCGAAGCCGAAGCCGCCGAACTTAAGCGTAAAGCGGAAGAAGCCGCTCGCCTCAAAGTTGAAGAAGAAGCTCGACGCATCGCTGAAGAAGCCCGCCGTATGGCAGAAGAAAATGCCGGGCGCTGGGAAGCGGAAAACGAGAAGCCTGAAGAGGCCGCGGATTATCATGTGACCACCTCGCATCATGCCCGCGAAGCGGAAGATGAAAGCGATCGTCAGGTTGAAGGCGAGCGTCGTAGCCGTGGCGGCCGCAGCAAAGCGACCAAACAGAAGAAAGGCAATCGTCTGTCCGAATCTAAAGCCGACCGCGAAGAGGCCCGCGCCGTTACCCGCGGCGGTAAAGGCAAGCGTAAGCCAAGTACGTTGCAGCAAAGCTTCAACAAGCCTGCTCAGGCGGTTAACCGTGATGTCGTCATCGGCGAAACGGTTACCGTTGCCGAATTAGCCAATAAAATGGCGGTGAAAGGTTCTCAGGTCATCAAAGTGATGATGAAGCTGGGCGCCATGGCCACGATTAACCAGGTCATCGATCAGGAAACCGCGCAACTGGTTGCCGAAGAGATGGGCCATAAGGTTATTTTGCGTCGTGAGAACGAGCTTGAAGAAGCGGTAATGAGCGACCGTGATACCGGCGCGGCGGCTGAATCCCGCGCTCCGGTCGTCACCATCATGGGTCACGTTGACCATGGTAAAACCTCATTGCTGGACTATATTCGTTCAACCAAAGTCGCCGCTGGCGAAGCCGGCGGGATCACTCAGCATATCGGCGCTTATCACGTTGAAACCGACAACGGCATGATCACCTTCCTGGATACGCCCGGACACGCCGCGTTTACCGCCATGCGCGCCCGCGGCGCTCAGGCGACGGATATCGTGGTGCTGGTCGTCGCCGCGGATGACGGCGTGATGCCGCAGACAATTGAAGCCATCCAGCACGCTAAAGCGGCTCAGGTGCCGGTTGTCGTCGCGGTGAACAAGATTGATAAACCGGAAGCCGATCCCGATCGGGTTAAAACCGAACTGTCTCAGTACGGCATCATGCCGGAAGAGTGGGGCGGCGATTCTCAGTTTGTTCATGTATCCGCCAAAGCGGGCACGGGGATTGATGAACTGCTGGACGCCATTCTGTTGCAGGCGGAAGTGCTGGAACTGAAAGCTATCCGCAGCGGTATGGCCAGCGGCGTGGTGATCGAATCCTTCCTGGATAAAGGCCGTGGTCCGGTCGCCACCGTTCTGGTGCGCGAGGGTACGCTGAACAAAGGCGATATCGTGCTGTGTGGGTTTGAATACGGCCGTGTTCGTGCGATGCGCGACGAATTGGGACGTGAAATCACAGCCGCGGGCCCGTCGATTCCGGTGGAAATTCTTGGCTTGTCCGGCGTGCCGGCGGCGGGTGATGAAGCGACCGTGGTCCGCGACGAGAAGAAAGCGCGTGAAGTGGCGCTGTATCGTCAGGGTAAATTCCGCGAAGTCAAACTGGCTCGTCAGCAGAAATCCAAACTGGAAAACATGTTTGCCAACATGACGGAAGGTGAAGTTTCCGAACTGAATATCGTGCTCAAGTCCGACGTTCAGGGCTCCTGCGAAGCGATTTCCGATGCGCTGGAAAAACTGTCCACCGATGAAGTGAAGGTGAAAATCGTCGGTTCCGGCGTGGGCGGCATTACAGAAACGGATGCCACGCTGGCCGCCGCGTCGAATGCGATTATCCTCGGCTTTAACGTCCGTGCTGATGCTTCCGCTCGCCGTATTGTCGAATCCGAAAATCTGGATCTGCGCTACTATTCAGTTATCTATGACCTGATTGACGAAGTCAAACAGGCGATGAGCGGTATGTTGGCGCCGGAATACAAGCAAGAGATCATCGGTCTGGCTGAAGTTCGCGATGTCTTCAAATCACCGAAGTTTGGCGCTATCGCCGGCTGTATGGTGACGGAAGGCGTGGTTAAACGTCACAACCGGATCCGCGTACTGCGCGACAACGTGGTTATCTATGAAGGCGAGCTTGAGTCCCTGCGCCGCTTTAAAGATGACGTCAACGAAGTGCGTAGCGGTATGGAATGTGGTATCGGCGTGAAGAACTACAATGATGTCCGTGCCGGCGACGTGATCGAAGTTTTCGAAACGATCGAGATCAAACGCACGATTGCTTAA
- the nusA gene encoding transcription termination factor NusA, which translates to MNKEILAVVEAVSNEKAVPREKIFEALETALATATKKKYEQEIDVRVSIDRKTGDFDTFRRWLVVNEVTQPTREITLDAAQFENPSLDVGDYVEDQIESVTFDRITTQTAKQVIVQKVREAERAMVVDQFREQEGEIVTGVVKKVNRDNISLDLGNNAEAVIGREDMLPRENFRPGDRIRGVLYAVRPEARGAQLFVSRSRPEMLVELFRIEVPEIGEEVIEIKAAARDPGSRAKIAVKTNDKRIDPVGACVGMRGARVQAVSSELGGERIDIILWDDNPAQFVINAMAPADVVSIVVDEDTCTMDIAVESSNLAQAIGRNGQNVRLASQLLKQHRSDDRWELNVMTVEDLQAKHQAEAHAAIDVFTKHLDIDEEFATVLVEEGFSSLEELAYVPIKELLAIEGLDEETVEVLRERAKAALTTLALAHEESRGDGQPADDLLSLPGLSREMAFKLAARGICTLEDLAEQGVDDLTDIEELNDEKAGELIMAARNICWFGDENE; encoded by the coding sequence ATGAATAAAGAGATTCTGGCTGTTGTTGAAGCAGTTTCCAACGAAAAAGCCGTTCCGCGTGAAAAGATTTTTGAAGCGTTGGAAACCGCACTGGCAACGGCAACCAAGAAAAAATACGAACAGGAAATCGATGTTCGCGTCAGTATCGATCGCAAAACCGGCGATTTCGATACTTTCCGCCGCTGGCTGGTGGTTAACGAAGTTACTCAGCCAACGCGTGAAATCACGCTGGACGCGGCTCAGTTTGAAAATCCTTCCCTTGATGTCGGCGATTACGTCGAAGATCAGATTGAGTCCGTCACGTTCGACCGTATTACCACGCAAACCGCGAAACAGGTTATTGTACAGAAGGTGCGCGAAGCTGAACGCGCCATGGTTGTCGATCAGTTCCGCGAACAGGAAGGCGAGATTGTCACCGGCGTCGTGAAGAAAGTTAACCGTGATAATATCTCTCTGGATTTGGGTAACAACGCCGAAGCGGTTATCGGCCGCGAAGACATGTTGCCGCGTGAAAACTTCCGCCCTGGCGATCGCATTCGCGGCGTGCTTTACGCCGTTCGCCCTGAAGCCCGCGGCGCTCAACTGTTTGTTAGCCGTTCCCGTCCGGAAATGCTGGTCGAACTCTTCCGTATTGAAGTGCCGGAAATCGGTGAAGAGGTCATTGAGATCAAGGCCGCTGCCCGCGATCCGGGTTCCCGTGCGAAAATCGCGGTGAAAACCAATGACAAGCGTATCGATCCGGTCGGCGCCTGCGTCGGGATGCGCGGCGCGCGGGTACAGGCCGTGTCCAGCGAGCTTGGCGGCGAGCGTATTGATATCATCCTGTGGGACGATAATCCCGCGCAGTTTGTCATCAATGCCATGGCTCCGGCCGACGTCGTTTCCATCGTGGTTGACGAAGATACCTGTACGATGGATATCGCCGTTGAGTCCAGCAATCTGGCTCAGGCCATTGGCCGTAACGGTCAGAACGTGCGTCTGGCTTCCCAACTGTTAAAACAGCATCGTTCAGATGACCGTTGGGAACTGAACGTCATGACCGTGGAAGATCTTCAGGCCAAGCATCAGGCCGAAGCGCATGCCGCCATCGATGTCTTTACCAAGCACCTGGATATCGACGAAGAGTTCGCCACCGTACTGGTTGAAGAAGGTTTCTCTTCGCTTGAAGAGTTGGCCTATGTGCCGATCAAAGAGTTACTGGCAATCGAAGGCCTTGATGAAGAGACCGTCGAAGTCTTGCGTGAGCGAGCTAAAGCCGCGTTAACCACGCTGGCGTTGGCGCATGAAGAAAGCCGCGGTGACGGCCAACCCGCGGACGATTTGCTCAGTTTACCTGGCCTGTCGCGTGAAATGGCATTTAAGCTGGCGGCGCGCGGCATTTGCACGCTGGAAGATCTTGCTGAGCAGGGTGTTGACGACCTGACGGATATTGAAGAGCTGAATGATGAAAAAGCCGGCGAGCTGATTATGGCCGCCCGCAATATCTGTTGGTTTGGCGACGAAAACGAATAA
- a CDS encoding energy transducer TonB, with product MSASDYFDDAVNKQDIWPRAAAAAIALAVHLAAGALLLQHWQMRTPPAPVIRHLHTTLVTLPIAQPSEAPPVAPPPAPEPAFTPPQTPPVAPPAPAPVTPPATPDKGLPARQQQERTRKAEQARRQAQEKQRQQQQRLAQQKAEDEQRRQSAQQRQAAERAAAENARQAADMSARQYLPISKQAPDYPEKALSRKIEGDCTVVYRVNRRGEVEDPRAESDCNPMFVRPSLSAARTFRYQPRIINGQPVDVPQVKNTFHYRIK from the coding sequence ATGAGCGCCAGCGACTATTTCGATGACGCCGTGAACAAACAGGATATCTGGCCGCGCGCCGCCGCTGCCGCGATCGCGTTGGCGGTACATCTGGCCGCGGGGGCGTTGTTGTTGCAGCACTGGCAGATGAGAACGCCGCCGGCTCCGGTTATCCGCCATCTTCACACGACGCTGGTCACGCTGCCGATTGCGCAGCCGAGCGAAGCGCCGCCCGTCGCGCCGCCGCCAGCGCCGGAACCGGCGTTCACGCCGCCGCAAACGCCGCCGGTTGCACCTCCCGCCCCCGCACCGGTAACGCCGCCTGCGACGCCGGATAAAGGGTTACCGGCGCGTCAGCAACAGGAGCGGACGCGCAAAGCGGAACAGGCGCGGCGTCAGGCGCAGGAGAAGCAACGCCAGCAGCAACAGCGCCTGGCTCAGCAGAAAGCCGAGGACGAACAGCGCCGGCAGTCGGCGCAGCAGCGTCAGGCCGCCGAGCGCGCGGCGGCGGAAAACGCCCGGCAGGCGGCGGATATGTCGGCGCGCCAGTATCTGCCTATCAGCAAACAGGCGCCGGACTATCCGGAGAAAGCGTTAAGCAGAAAGATTGAAGGGGACTGTACCGTGGTTTACCGGGTAAACCGGCGGGGCGAGGTGGAGGATCCCCGGGCGGAAAGCGACTGCAACCCGATGTTTGTGCGGCCATCCCTCAGCGCCGCCAGAACCTTTCGCTATCAGCCGCGCATCATCAACGGTCAGCCGGTCGACGTGCCGCAGGTTAAGAATACTTTTCACTACCGGATTAAGTGA
- the rimP gene encoding ribosome maturation factor RimP, with amino-acid sequence MSTLEQKLTEMISAPVEALGFELVGIEFIRGRQSTLRIYIDSEDGITVDDCADVSHQVSAVLDVEDPISVAYNLEVSSPGLDRPLFTAAHYARFIGEEVTVVLRMAVQNRRKWSGIIKAVEGEMITITVEGKDEVFALSNIQKANLVPHF; translated from the coding sequence TTGTCCACATTAGAGCAAAAATTAACAGAGATGATTTCAGCACCGGTCGAAGCGTTAGGCTTTGAATTGGTCGGCATTGAGTTCATCCGGGGTCGCCAATCGACGCTGCGTATCTATATTGATAGTGAAGATGGCATCACTGTTGATGATTGTGCTGATGTCAGCCATCAGGTCAGTGCAGTATTGGATGTTGAAGATCCGATCTCTGTTGCCTATAACCTGGAAGTGTCGTCTCCGGGACTTGATCGTCCCTTGTTCACGGCCGCGCACTATGCGCGTTTCATCGGTGAAGAGGTGACGGTGGTACTGCGCATGGCGGTCCAGAATCGCCGTAAATGGTCGGGGATTATTAAAGCCGTTGAAGGCGAAATGATCACCATAACAGTGGAAGGCAAAGACGAAGTGTTCGCGCTGAGCAACATCCAGAAAGCGAACCTGGTACCCCACTTTTAA